The Sandaracinus amylolyticus genomic interval CACACATCCAAGAGCCATCACGACCGAACGGATCTTCATCATTCGCTTCCTCTCGTCTGCGACGCGGGTTGCCGCGCCGGGCTGCGTTTCGAGCAGCACGTGTGCCGCGGGCGAAGATACTCTTTTCGGGGCGATTCTTTCCCACTCGAATGACGTTTCGAGTGCGATCCCGTCCCGCCGCGCAAGCGTTGCTCGATCAGAAGGGCACGCCCAGGTGGGCGTAGAACTGGTCGATCCCGCCCTCACCGAGCCCTCGTGCATACCCGATTCGCAACGAGAATCCGAGGATGTAGAAGAGCGTGAAGTCGACGTGGAGCTCCGCGCCCACCCCCACGCGGAACCGGGAGAAGTCGATCTCCCCGAAGAACGCGTCGCCGGCGTCGGCGAACACCGTCGCCCAGAGCCGGTTCAAGTACACCGGCAGCGTGAGGATGCCGCGGTTGAACCGGTAGATCGGGAACCGGTACTCGAGCTGCGCGAGGTGGAACTGGCTGCCGACGCGATCGTTCGGCAGGTACCCGCGCAGCGCCGAGCCGCCGAGGATCACGGGGCTGTTGAACCCTTCGATCAGCGGCACCGTCGGGAACCCGCCGACCCCGAAGATCCCGAGGCGATCGAGATCGCCGCCGCTGATCCCGCCCGCGTAGCGGAACGCGAGCACGTGGTGCTCGAGCCACGGCATCGGCAGGTAGCGCGTGAACGACCACGTCAGCGTCAGCACGCGGAACTGGCTGCCGATCGCGGGATCCGACACCGACGCGCCGATGCCGAGCGCTTGCCCGTTCGACGGGCTGATGTCGTAGCCGTAGCGCTCGACGTCGCTGTACGACCAACCGAAGCGCAGCGTGGAGAAGAAGCCGGTCTCGGGCAGGAGCGGCGGCGGGAAGTTGGGATCGAGCGGCTCCGTGGTGAACGGCGCGCCGGCCTCGGTCCACGTCAGCGCGTACGACGTCGAGATCGTGTTGCCGCGGAACGCGCGCGGGAACGAGTACGCGACGCCGACGTCGCCGCCCCACGCGTCCTGGATCCACGGCACGTCCTCGCCGCCGATCTGCAGGCCTCCGACGCGCGTCACGCGACGGAACCCGCGCACGCTGATCGAGAGCGGCAGGCGGTTGTACGAGTACCCCGCGTCGATCGACATGTTGCCGCGCTCGAGCCCGAAGCCGATGCGCGCGCTCCACGAGTGGAACGCCGCGACGTCCTCGCCCGCGATCGTGATGCCGAGCGTCGTGCCGAACGAGTCGGGCGTGAGATCGAGGAAGTACGAGCGCGGGTAGAGCGTGGGCAGCGCGTCGTAGTCCTCGCTCTCCGCGGTCCAGATCGGCGCGGTGTCGCTCGCGATCGGGCGCGTGTCGATGTACGGGGGCGCCTCGCGGAAGCCGGTGAGCTCGGTGTCGATCGCGAACAGATCGAAGCCGTACGACGTGTAGCCGACGTACGTGATGCGACGGCCATCGCCCGCGATCGCCGGCTGATACGCGCCGGCGATCACGTTCGTCAGCTGCCGCAGCGATCCGCTCGCGAGCTCGTACGCGTAGAGGTTCGCGATGCCGGTGCGATCCGACGAGAACACGACGCGCGTTCCGTCCGGCGAGAACGTGGGCCCGGTGTCGGACGCGCGATCGTGCGTGAGGTCCTCGATGCGCCCGGTCGCGACGTCGACGAGCACCACGTCGCGATACCCGCCGTCGCGCCACGTCGACGCGACCACCAGGCGTCCGTCGGGCGAGAAGCGCGGCGTGTACCACTGCTGGAAGCGCGCTCCCGGCGTCAGCTCGCGCATCGTGCCGGTCACGTCCGCGAGCTCCGCGATCATCAGCCGCGTCGTGCCCGCGCGCGACATCGTGAAGACCACGTACCGACCGTCGGGCGAGAGGTCGGGCTCGCGCGCGCGCAATCCGTCGGTGAGGCGCGTCTCCTCGCCGGTCTCGAGATCGCGGCGGACGAGATCGGAGAAGAAGTAGATGTCGCGGTGCGCGTCGGATCGCGAGAACACGATCGTGCGCCCATCGGGATGCACCGCGGCTTCACCGCCCGCGTTCACGCGCGCGAGCACGTCGCGCCGCTCTCCTGTGATCGGATCGACGATCACGATCTCGCCGCGCGATCGGTTGTCGGCGCGCAGGTACATCAAGCGCCCGTCGCGCAGGTAGCGTGGTGCGCGCGCGATCTCGCCGTGCGTCGTGAGGCGCGTGCCCTCGCGACGACCGAGCGCGTCGACCTCGCGCTGCTGCTCGCGATAGTGCGCGCGACGCTCGTCGAGGAACCCGTCCCACAGCTCGATGAACGTCGAGCCCGTCGCGCGCTGCGCGACGCGGTTGATCCCGTACGGGATCACCGATGCGCCGTACTCGTGTGCGATGGTCGCGAGCGCGACGCGCCCGTGCCGCTCCGCGATGTAGCGGACGAAGAAGGATCCGTAGAGATACGCAGCGTTCCCGTGAGGCCAGCGATCCGCGCTCGAGCTGACCTGATCGAGGTCCCAGAAGCGGTCCTCGAGCGCATCCATCCGCAGGTACATGTCCCACTGCGAGCTGCGCAGGCGTCCGCCCGACGTGTGCTCGGTCTCCTCGTGCACCGCGAGGCCCTCGAGGAACCACCGCGGCTGCACGTGGTTCGGCATGTAGACCTTGCCGAGCAGCAGGTTGATGAACGACGGCAGGCCGCTCGCGTTGTCGAGGTGGAGGATGTGCGTGTGCTCGTGCGTGACGAGCGTCGTCAGCCAGTCGTCGTAGTCGGCGAGCGGTGAGAGATCGTCGGGCGCCTCCGCGAACAGGCGGATGGTGTCGTAGGGCAGGGCGGTCGCAGATCCGTTCGCCGCGTCGGCGTCGTCGGTGATGACGATCTGCACGCGCTCGCGCGGAGCGAACGCCAGCACCGTCGAGAGCGTCGAGTGCGCGCGCTCGGCGACCGCCGCGACGCGACGCGCGAGGTACCCGAGCGGCTCGTGGTAGTGGATGACGAAGTGCGGTGTGCGGATCGTCCGCCAGTCGAGGAACGGATCGCGCAGCTGCGCGCGCGTCGCGGTCGGGGTGGCCGAGATCGCCACCATCAGCGCTGCTCCCAGCGCGGCGACGAGCGCTGGGAACCCAGCGAGACACCGCCGGTTTCGCGTGGTGCGACGTCCGATGCGGTGGGTCACCGCGGGGCAGCGTTCCGTGCGTCCGCAGCCCCGGTCAAGACGGTTCGCCTCGTCCTTGACCTCCAAAGCGCGAAAGTCATAGGCTATTTCGAGCGATGGAGCCCCCCGTTCCGAAGGTGACGCCGCCTCCTCCGACGAGGCCAGCGAAGCAGTACGCGCTGCGCTTCATCTCGGGGAAGTACCAGGGGGGCGAGTTCCCCCTCCCGAACAACAAGGAGATCGTCGTCGGGCGCTCGAGCGAGCTGGACATGGTCCTCGTGGAGGACATGGTCTCGCGCCGCCACGCGAAGCTGACCGTCACCGGCGATCAGATCTTCATCCAGGACCTCGGCTCGACCAACGGCACCTTCGTCAACGGCGAGAAGATCAAGCGCGCGCGCCTGCAGGAGGGCGACCGCATCCTGATCGGCACGTCGATCATCAAGCTCGTCGCGAGCGACAGCGCGGCCTCCGGTGACGCGAAGGCGAAGCTCGAGGACGTCGCCGCGGGACGTCGCACCTCGCAGGTGCGCACGATGTCGGGCTCGATCGCGGAGATCCCGCTGCCCGACCTCATGCAGCTCTTCAGCGCGAGCAAGAAGAGCGGCGTGCTCGTGATCCGCACCGACGCGGACGTCGGCAAGATCTTCATCGACAACGGCCGCGTGATCTTCGCGGTCGTGAACGAGCACTACGACGTCGCGCCGCTCAAGAGCCTCTTCCGCATCCTCACGTGGCAGACCGGCTCGTTCGACATGGATCCGCCCGAGGCACGCGAGTTCCTCGAGAAGATCGAGATGTCGACCGAGGGCATCCTCATGGAGGCGATGCGGCAGATCGACGAGATCCGCCGCCTCGGCACCGACATGCCGACGCTCCAGTCGAGCGTGCTCCTCGCGATGCCGATGATCCCGCCGCTGCGCGATCTCTCGCCCGAAGAGCTCGACGTCCTGCAGCTCGCTTACAACTACGGGCA includes:
- a CDS encoding DUF4388 domain-containing protein, which gives rise to MEPPVPKVTPPPPTRPAKQYALRFISGKYQGGEFPLPNNKEIVVGRSSELDMVLVEDMVSRRHAKLTVTGDQIFIQDLGSTNGTFVNGEKIKRARLQEGDRILIGTSIIKLVASDSAASGDAKAKLEDVAAGRRTSQVRTMSGSIAEIPLPDLMQLFSASKKSGVLVIRTDADVGKIFIDNGRVIFAVVNEHYDVAPLKSLFRILTWQTGSFDMDPPEAREFLEKIEMSTEGILMEAMRQIDEIRRLGTDMPTLQSSVLLAMPMIPPLRDLSPEELDVLQLAYNYGHVETVLNKSLASDLDTSQILVKLIKSGYLRVE
- a CDS encoding DPP IV N-terminal domain-containing protein, whose amino-acid sequence is MVAISATPTATRAQLRDPFLDWRTIRTPHFVIHYHEPLGYLARRVAAVAERAHSTLSTVLAFAPRERVQIVITDDADAANGSATALPYDTIRLFAEAPDDLSPLADYDDWLTTLVTHEHTHILHLDNASGLPSFINLLLGKVYMPNHVQPRWFLEGLAVHEETEHTSGGRLRSSQWDMYLRMDALEDRFWDLDQVSSSADRWPHGNAAYLYGSFFVRYIAERHGRVALATIAHEYGASVIPYGINRVAQRATGSTFIELWDGFLDERRAHYREQQREVDALGRREGTRLTTHGEIARAPRYLRDGRLMYLRADNRSRGEIVIVDPITGERRDVLARVNAGGEAAVHPDGRTIVFSRSDAHRDIYFFSDLVRRDLETGEETRLTDGLRAREPDLSPDGRYVVFTMSRAGTTRLMIAELADVTGTMRELTPGARFQQWYTPRFSPDGRLVVASTWRDGGYRDVVLVDVATGRIEDLTHDRASDTGPTFSPDGTRVVFSSDRTGIANLYAYELASGSLRQLTNVIAGAYQPAIAGDGRRITYVGYTSYGFDLFAIDTELTGFREAPPYIDTRPIASDTAPIWTAESEDYDALPTLYPRSYFLDLTPDSFGTTLGITIAGEDVAAFHSWSARIGFGLERGNMSIDAGYSYNRLPLSISVRGFRRVTRVGGLQIGGEDVPWIQDAWGGDVGVAYSFPRAFRGNTISTSYALTWTEAGAPFTTEPLDPNFPPPLLPETGFFSTLRFGWSYSDVERYGYDISPSNGQALGIGASVSDPAIGSQFRVLTLTWSFTRYLPMPWLEHHVLAFRYAGGISGGDLDRLGIFGVGGFPTVPLIEGFNSPVILGGSALRGYLPNDRVGSQFHLAQLEYRFPIYRFNRGILTLPVYLNRLWATVFADAGDAFFGEIDFSRFRVGVGAELHVDFTLFYILGFSLRIGYARGLGEGGIDQFYAHLGVPF